GCTATCGTGTGCCGTGTCGGGTCACAATGTATAGTCCTCTTGCATATGTCAGACTAATGATGCCGAGCGACTGCACGGCGTCTTcggtttttttttcttcggagCCTTCCTGAGTTCCCCTGACTATCCATTTTTTCATACGGGACGCGCTAGTCTCCACAGACAAAGAGTGTTGTCTGGCTGCCTCTGGCAGGCTGTCTATATGATCGAACAAGCCGGGAAACCCGGACCTGCACTGTTCTTGCGCTGCAGGAGCCACACATTTCTGGCGGAAATTCACGTTCTCTTCCCGAGATAAACTAGCATCCTGTCAGTATTTCACTTCCACGAAAGACTCCTTTCgattcgctcttcttcatgATGTCAACGACACGAACCAGTCAGTAGACCGTAGCCACAAATGGTGGCCTCCGATTCGACAGAAGGAGGGCCAGGGGGAAGTCTGCCACATTCCCCCCAAACTTTCCTTGCTCCGCCTTACCGAGTGACAGCCAGTCGCAGCATACAAGCAGAACATCTATTGGACTGTATTCCAGACGACTACGCGCGTTCGTCATGGGCTTCCTCTGTCCAATTcaaggaaggaaacaacaGGGTTCTCGGATTCTTGCCATGCTACGAACAGGATCACCGGACGACCATCATTACGATCTTTGTATGTTGGGTTCTGCAAGCGATCCTGTCCACGATTTGTATGGGTGCAGCCGTGGTACTGGTTCTCTCTCGAACAAGATCTGAAAGGGACGTTTTAATCAGAGAGTCGTGGCAGGCTGTCGGGCTCATCTTCCTCACGTTGCTTCTTTTGCTGTGTGTCATCCCAACCACCTTATGTGGATATATTAGCTTGCGTTACGCAGAGCCGCAGAGGCTCCGAGCCTGCATTGGCATGCAAGTGACACAGCTCCTTGTTGCTTTATCTCTTGCTGGGTTCCTTGTCTATTTGCTTCCACCAAAGAAACATGTAAATCTCCCTTGGGAATACCTTGTCACGTCCACCGCAAACGTGTTTTTGGCCGTGGTGATCACTGTAGGGCTGCATTACTGTAATGCCCTTGCTCGAGCATATCGATCGTTCCTCGACCGACTCGCAGATACGTTTGTCGGGGCTCCAGCGGGGTACAACACCTTTGATCCGCCTGGAGAGTGCAACACAGGGATCATTGTCGCCCCCCCTGTGCGAGCGTAAACTTCCTTAAACACGGTTCTTGCTGATGCGGTTGACATTGCCACATACTTGGTTACGTCGCAGTTTCGTGGTTTGAAACGTAAACAGGCTCCCTCCTTTCAAGAAATACTCACGGGATAGTCTGTAGGGACACTCCTCTCAAGTCAAGCATCAAGTGCTGTGGCTTGCTCGTGCTCAGAACTGGAATTTCCGAAGACTGTGCATTGGATGGAAACAACCAGAAGTAATACATTGGGGTCGTTCGTTTTGTCGGTGTACTCGGATGGTCACCTGGTGGGGATTGGAACGCGTGCACGCGGTGCCTTGCAGCGTTCTGGAAGTAGATGCCGTAGTCAAACGCGATGCATTTCGCGCATGTCTTCAGAAAGCGAGCGGACATACAATGTGAAGGACAAAGTCGTTCGAATGCTGTCTTAGTTTTATAAAAGCTTATTATGTTGAAAGAAATGTCAAGGCTTTaagtcttcgtttctgtggaGGGCGGTTATATAACGATCTAAATGGCACAACGACGAACTGAAGCTCATGCGTGCTAGTTTGGGGACAGGAGCTCAGGCTGTAAAGCCATGAGAGAGTTTATCCACCGTACACTCGTTGTCTGCGTAAGATGATCTAAGTACAGCGTGTTATCAGGCATTTACAAACTGCATTCGTGGAATATTCGCCCGTGTCCCACGCTGGGAGGGGACGAGACCGAAATGTAATGCTGTTTCTAACCTACACTCGTTCTGCTTTGGTTATTTGCGAAAGCGGTAATTAAATAACTATAACTCCAGTTATACAATCCTCGAGTCATGTGAAAATACACAATACGAAAGAGGCTGTTGTAGCGTGCAACATCCTAAATTCCCATCCCGCTGCTACTTCTTTAATTAGATGTTGAACGCTAGCGGAGCAAGCGCCGTGTGTCCACAACGCTGGTGCACGCTATTAACACATCCCCAGCAAGAAACATCCGTAGCTCTTGTGTACGTTCGAGGAAGCTCACTGCATGCGGCCCCCGCACTACCTTGTTGCCTAACTCTCCGTGGAGTCGGGACACCACCACACCACTGGACTGCCTGAGACAGGTACAAGTGGTGGATTTCAAGAGCCTACGGCATTAAAAACACATTTGACCCTTAGATAAGGGAGTTCGTCCCGAACATCCCGATCGTGTTGACTGAGGGAACTAATCATGTTTCATAAATACAGTCAGTGAAAGCtcttttgatttccatgaACGGAGTTACTATATTATCTTTGCTCCCATGGTCTGTAGTACATGTTCAACACACTGCGAATCAGCGCGATAGGGCGAGGCGCTATGTTGGAAAGCACTATAAGTCAGATAGTCACACCGGTTTCCCTCGAATAGTAGCACTGACAAGTTTGACGACATGATGTCGACAGCTTACACACAATTCAAAAACCTTGAAAACGTCAGCCACGGCTCTTAAATTTGTGGCGACCGCGGAGGTTCTTCATTGGAGGACAGACTTTCCTTAGGACTGGGTACTACGGTAAGGTAAATCTACAATTGCAGTGACCACAAAAGGACCAACAACAGGAAACGAATAAATTGCAGGACAACTTGGCGGGCTATCCCCATTGAAGCAAGTGGCAAACGCTTTATCCTCGTAAGGCAAACACTGAGGTGTTTCCTCGTTGACACATGAGAAGCGTCTACAATATGTCTGAGAACTCCACCTCTGTAGTTCGCCCTCCAGAAGCATACGTAGCGCGTCACCAATGTGTTCACCACCGGGTACCTTCATTGCATCTCCTGAGCTTGTGCCCAACGTTTCCTTCAGTCTAAGAATTCGCCCTTCTTTAAGGATGCAATCGTTGACCTTGGCTTGCCACATTTCACTCGCAACGACAAACAGTGTCATTTGAATTTCACCAACAATGCTTTGGCCAAAATACATCTCAAGCGCAGCTTTGTCGGCTGCGGACACCCTAAGAACCGGCATATTGCACCTGAAACTCTGTAACAAGCATTCGGTCacggcagaagagagagcgatgTTCCACACCTTGTGGCACCGGCTGGCCCTCACGGGGGCAAGCCAAGTTTCCTTGGATGCCTCCGTGAATCGGCGCAGCGCTTCTAGTACGTCTGTTCGTGCAGTTGCCTTTGTTGAGCCTTCTAAGGATTTCCATTCCGTATTCGGAATGAAACtctccagaggagacactcctGATTCATAGGGCCGACCAGTGTTGCTGGCGTTAGCAACTAGCAAAAACCAGCCAAGAACAACAGTGCTTAAAGGCATATGGAAGCACTTGTCAGTGCTCTGCTCGCAAGTGCCGGAAGCGGGTTCAGCGCCGTTTAGACGGCCAGCCCCGAACTCAACACCTCCTTCCAAAGAccgcgtctctctgaaaGGACCCTGATCTTCATAATCCCAGCTTGTCCCCTGAGCAATCACTGCGTCGCTGGCATCTGCATGCCTGCTGTTTCGGTAGTCGGATGACGCAGATGGTAGGACACGCTGACATTTGCTGAAGTCAGTGTCTTGATGACCTTGTGCATTTGCCCTAGCCTGGTGATACACCAAGCTGCCGATAAGCGTCTTCCATATTGAGCGTCCTCCTGCAGTGTGGGCAACGGGACTGCAGCAACTAAGCAAAGCCAGAGCTACAGAGAGTCTTTGGCCCACGCTCATGAGTGGAACTGTTGGCCAGACTGCCAACAGAAGGCGTTCCATCAGAGAACTACTTGCGTTTCTTAGTTCGGCTGCAGCGGTCACGACAGTCTTGGCGCCTGCCGCACCCCATTTGGAGGGTCGGTCATCTTTTGACTCTTCAATCGTATCAAGAATGCTACGAACAAGAAATGGCGCAATATCCCCTGCCACTGAGACGCCGTTGCGAGAAAGGATGTGAACCACGTGTAATGTGGCGATTTTCTCGTCCAGCATCAGATCGGGAAGACGCCTGGAAATCTCCACTAGAATTTCCTGAGTAGTATTCTCCTctgatgcatgcagattcaCAATTGCAGAGGCAAGCTGAACGAGGGATCGATTGTCCAGCTTGTAAAGCCGGTTTGCCACGCGTGGAGCAATTTCTTGCAGCAAACTTTTGGCGGGGTTTTTCAGCTGTGGAGCTAAAGTAACGAGACGCTGCAAAGCAGGTGCAAGTGTAGCCAACTCTCTGACACCACACCCGTGGGCGCGGAAGCGACTCCGTATCTGTAAAAACAGATTTTCTGCATCAGGCTGGCCCAGTTTAGAGTGAAGCCGGATTAATGCTTTTGTTGTAATCAGGACGTCCGTGTCGTTCATCGAGGACAGGAGCTTCGAAGCGTGGGCTACAATGGCGCTCCTCAACGACTTTGGGTGTGGCAGTCGCGTTAACGCGTTCAGAGTGAGCGACACTTCTCGAGGTCCTAGATCATGGTACAATCTGAAATTAGAAATGTCTTGAGCCATCCCGAGAACTCTCGAGGGCTCCGTGTGAGGCGCCCCAGAAGCGTGTGCTGCTCCAGACGTACTCGGATGTGCTCGGCCCTCTGAGTCAGAAATTGCGGAGCGTGTTTGCTGTAGAGGACAGAGATTCTGGGAGCGTTGATTTTCGACCGGCTGGCGGGATACTCCTTCGATATCAACCTCAGTAGAACCTCGACCGTCCAGTGCGTGTCCTGTTGCCTTACATCTAGGTTCAACATTGTGCCTCTTCACTTTCATTGAAGATCTGCTCTCTCCCAAATGTGTCAACAGACAACGCGTAAGATGGGGATTGTCGAAATTCGCTTTCTGTATGCAGTTCAGCAAGACTGCAACAGCGCTGGCATCCAACGCCGCAACCTTCGGAGGCAAACACGCAGACCCTGGTTGATTCGCTTTGGCGATGTCTGCCCTTGCTCGCAGCAACTCTCCCGAGATGGCGCGGTACACGGAAAAATCGTGAATGCCGACCTTGGAATAGGAAGCAAAAAATGTTACAAGCTGAAGCGCGGATGCCTCAGAGAGAACAGTAGGGAGGTTGTCCGCAAGGGCAGCATACAATTGTCGATTGTTAACCCCGAGTTTCGCGAAGGCGTTTACAACGAGCGCCATATCTTGCGCATTCATTCTTTTTACCAACGCAGTCTTCCCATGTTCCTGGTGATCAGATGTGACTGCATCTTGCCTTGTGCATTTACCGGCAGCTTCATGTTGAATTTGGCCACCGATGTTAGTAGTGGTTTCGCCTACACAATCATAGGATGCAGGTTTCGAGAGTGACGTCGGGTGTAGCACGGAGCAAAATAAATTCGTTTCTTTGCAAGACAGACCTGCTTCCTTGCCAACCCGTCCCTGTTGTGGTTCAATGGATTCTTTCGAAGGCGTTCGAATATTGTCAGGGCATAAAGCCGTGAAAATGCTGTCCTGTTCGTCCTCCTGGAAGTTTCCACGTTCTCCCATCTTCGCGCTCGGCCTATCCATCTCCGCAGCCTTCAGCTCGACTTCTGCGCGATGCAGTTCTTGACATCGGAGGGCTCGCACAGTCCCTACCTTGCGGGTATCATCGACAGAAGTATCCTCGAGTGATTCTTCACCGTGATGCAACGATATCTGATTTGAGTCGCCAGGCTCCAGCGGCGCTTTCGCCGATACCAGAGCAAGTGGAGAATTGGAACCGCCCTCATGAAGCGGAGTGGCTGCACCTACTGAAAGAAGACGGGTTATCCCCTCTTTTGCAGTAGTGCCACATGCGTTTAGTTCAGCCGGGTGGGACGACTTTGCAGACACAGACATCTCACTTCTCTTGAGCCTGGCGTTAAGAGCCGACGGCACAAGAAAGGCCTCAACACCCTCTTTGTTGCGACGTGCGTTCCCTGTATCAGGCACGCCCTGTGACAAAGGACCGTGTTCAGAGCTCCTGGCCTCATCGTTTTCTGACGCGCCGTGAATCTGTCCCAAGGCACGTAACGCCGACCTGTTTGGAAGTGTCGAGCCaagcgtctcttcgtctccacacAAACTACAAGAGTTTTTCCGCGTCTTACTCCCGGGGGGCAGGGATTCTTCTGCCTCAACAGATGAGAGGTCACACGCACCAGTGCTACTCCCCTGGAGACGATGAGTGTTCCTCCGTTGTTGGGCTCTGCTGTTGCCTAGAACTATGAGGTCAGCAGCCTCTTTGAGAAGCCGTCTATCGACTACACCAGCATTGGCGAACGCGTTCAAGATCAGCGCCAAGCCTTTCGTATCGACTTGGGGAAGTAGAGGAAGGATGCTCTTGCCGACCGAGCGCCAAAAAGGCTTGTAGACAAACTTCTTTTTTGCAAATAAACTGAGAAGTGTTGCGGCATCTCCAGCTGACACTTCTCCGCGAGCAAGTCCATCTTGAACCTTTTCAGCCGCCTGGTACATGTCAACGAGACTATTTCTCTGGACACAAGCCCTCCGGGCCTCTCGAACCAGAGCTGACCGTACCGGGGGAACCTGTTGctgccctctctccccctgGTCAGTCTGCGGTTCTTTGTCATTGTGATCTCCCTTGATTGTGGCCGTTAATGAGGAGAAATGACGGACGTGAAGGAAGCCGTAATGACTCAGATGGGGTTGACAGTGCCGGGGGGGACGGAGTTCGAGACAGCAACTCTCCCTGATTCCCCTATAGAGTAGCGACGACGAGAGCTGAGCTCCACGCATGAGGCTCCAGtcggagaagcgacagggCGCAGAATGTTTGGTGTCAAGCGGTGCAACCACGACGCGGGATTATACCTGCAGCGTTTACATACGTGAGAACATATATTCAATGAAACCCGAAAAGTAGCCTACGACATGGAGGATACAGCAGGACACTCAGAGAGCGAAAACCGTAAGACAAGCACGACAAGGCTTGCGGGAGGGGATTCATTTGGAGCAGGTTCCATAACGCTACAGGAGAGTACGTGAGGGTCCGGGAACTGAAGGGTAGAGTTGTTTCCCCTCTTCGGTGGCACCGAAGCACCGTCGGGCACTAATAAACTTCGAACAGGAGACAGATTATGCGATTCTTCACGTCtcggaaagaaaaggctaAAGGAGGGTGCTACTCTTGTACGAACGGTTGAAATGGAATGAgtgttttctgcgtcgcgCTTCCCGCTTGAGAGGTCCTGTAACGCGCCGGGGCCAGCGAAAGATAACGcccctctctgcgtttggACACACAGGGATACGCGAGCACTCCTAGATGACAGGAAGCCAGCCAACAACGGGGAAAACACCAAGTACAGATGGACCCGAGCGTTCGAAAGTCCAGCGTCCGCGCTGGGGTACCCCGTGATGCAACAGAGCTACTGATCGTTCAAGAGCTCTCTCTGCATACGTTGCGGGGAGGACACAGCCTGTCAAAATGCTGGCAATGCCAGGATTCGTCCACAGGTGGTTTGTTGCGCTCAAGCTGCGATGCTAACATATATAACCGAGTATCATCTTATACGCACAAATGGACATAATTAATCCTTGTACGGTTTTGCCGAGATACGGCAGCGGGGGCCAGCCCTTCCGAGCTTCTTTGCGACACCCCTATTCACAAGTCCTGTCCAGTGAGACTAAATTCGCGCACATATGGAGCTCGCAAACACCAAATGAGATGGAGAGGCGTGTATGGCAAGGTGAAAACTGAAAACGTGGCCAAAGCAAAGAAGTCGAAAGCAGATGCATCCCTGACGTCTGCGCGGTCTTGTCGCTCCTCCCCACGCACTGGACAGGTTATTGGAACGTCACTGGTGACCACACTCCCTGGTGTAGTTCCGTAGCAAGAGCTCATCCGAGTAGTCCAGGCACGCGAAAAGTGGTACAGTGGCAAGAAAAAACTGGGTTACCTTGAATTTCAAGTGCCGCGATATCGATTTCACAGTTGAGCACTCGCGTCATGTGCGTTGAGTGTTGGTCGGCGTGCATGGACCACAGAGCCACGCGCAGCCGATTTTTAAGCGGAAACAAGGGAGGGTACATGCTGGCTCGACGCAAAATAAAGTAAGTCAACTGGTGAGCCAAACAGACAGAGGGACTAAAGGGTATGCCAGATCTTGGGAGACTTTTCGCAGGATTCGAGACTTCGAGCCCACTTGGTCTCATGCATCTGTTGCGCCATCAAACAACCATGTGCGCATTACCTCCGGGCTCGCGCTTGTGCGCTAGTCAAGCTGCACGACCCGCTGGTCTCGAGTTCAGCGACTTTGTCGTTTATATATAAGGGTCCTCGTGGCAGTATctcagaagagacgaaacgctAAACTGGAGGCAGGCATATTCTGCGAGACTGGATTTGTTCGGTGTTCCAGCCCTGATCCCTAAACGAAGCACGCCTGTTCAACGCTGTGTGCCTACCATATTCGTAGGCTGGCACAACCCCGAAACAACTTGGCGTatttcactttttttctccagtttgAAGGAACGAAGATCCGCGTACTTGGCTTAGCGTTCCGTCTTGACTGTAGGACATCATTTTCGCGGCACGACCTCcgtgtttttttttgttttcgtGTGACTCATCTCTGTATCAACATTCTCCGGAAGCAGCCTCAGACGCTCATCCTGAGGCCCTGTGAACCTCGGAGGCAGTATAGCCAACCTCCCATTCCTGTGAACCGACACCCTTAAGCGCACGTAGTTCCGCCATTCTTCCGTCCTTTTTTCATTTCATACTGATCTGCACATATTGATGTATCTTCAGGAAATAGGAGGTCCATCTTACTCAGCTTCCGTTGGCGCCTGCtccactctcttcctcggctcgCGCCAATTCACAGCGGCGGGTCACCCGCTGGTACGCTGATCCTATTTGCGCTTGCCTGCTGCGCTCATTTCAGACGGGAATTTCTACGTTCCCGTGCATCTGTGCAAAGGACATTTTATGCACGAGATGAACTGTAGGGGCGACATTTGGCGTGGTTTCCCTGGCTCCCCGTTCtac
This genomic interval from Toxoplasma gondii ME49 chromosome VIIb, whole genome shotgun sequence contains the following:
- a CDS encoding hypothetical protein (encoded by transcript TGME49_255170) → MRGAQLSSSLLYRGIRESCCLELRPPRHCQPHLSHYGFLHVRHFSSLTATIKGDHNDKEPQTDQGERGQQQVPPVRSALVREARRACVQRNSLVDMYQAAEKVQDGLARGEVSAGDAATLLSLFAKKKFVYKPFWRSVGKSILPLLPQVDTKGLALILNAFANAGVVDRRLLKEAADLIVLGNSRAQQRRNTHRLQGSSTGACDLSSVEAEESLPPGSKTRKNSCSLCGDEETLGSTLPNRSALRALGQIHGASENDEARSSEHGPLSQGVPDTGNARRNKEGVEAFLVPSALNARLKRSEMSVSAKSSHPAELNACGTTAKEGITRLLSVGAATPLHEGGSNSPLALVSAKAPLEPGDSNQISLHHGEESLEDTSVDDTRKVGTVRALRCQELHRAEVELKAAEMDRPSAKMGERGNFQEDEQDSIFTALCPDNIRTPSKESIEPQQGRVGKEAGLSCKETNLFCSVLHPTSLSKPASYDCVGETTTNIGGQIQHEAAGKCTRQDAVTSDHQEHGKTALVKRMNAQDMALVVNAFAKLGVNNRQLYAALADNLPTVLSEASALQLVTFFASYSKVGIHDFSVYRAISGELLRARADIAKANQPGSACLPPKVAALDASAVAVLLNCIQKANFDNPHLTRCLLTHLGESRSSMKVKRHNVEPRCKATGHALDGRGSTEVDIEGVSRQPVENQRSQNLCPLQQTRSAISDSEGRAHPSTSGAAHASGAPHTEPSRVLGMAQDISNFRLYHDLGPREVSLTLNALTRLPHPKSLRSAIVAHASKLLSSMNDTDVLITTKALIRLHSKLGQPDAENLFLQIRSRFRAHGCGVRELATLAPALQRLVTLAPQLKNPAKSLLQEIAPRVANRLYKLDNRSLVQLASAIVNLHASEENTTQEILVEISRRLPDLMLDEKIATLHVVHILSRNGVSVAGDIAPFLVRSILDTIEESKDDRPSKWGAAGAKTVVTAAAELRNASSSLMERLLLAVWPTVPLMSVGQRLSVALALLSCCSPVAHTAGGRSIWKTLIGSLVYHQARANAQGHQDTDFSKCQRVLPSASSDYRNSRHADASDAVIAQGTSWDYEDQGPFRETRSLEGGVEFGAGRLNGAEPASGTCEQSTDKCFHMPLSTVVLGWFLLVANASNTGRPYESGVSPLESFIPNTEWKSLEGSTKATARTDVLEALRRFTEASKETWLAPVRASRCHKVWNIALSSAVTECLLQSFRCNMPVLRVSAADKAALEMYFGQSIVGEIQMTLFVVASEMWQAKVNDCILKEGRILRLKETLGTSSGDAMKVPGGEHIGDALRMLLEGELQRWSSQTYCRRFSCVNEETPQCLPYEDKAFATCFNGDSPPSCPAIYSFPVVGPFVVTAIVDLPYRSTQS